In a single window of the Bactrocera dorsalis isolate Fly_Bdor chromosome 2, ASM2337382v1, whole genome shotgun sequence genome:
- the LOC105224509 gene encoding probable Rho GTPase-activating protein CG5521 isoform X2 translates to MFTKKSHADIKKSTGKFQDCKKDSTSRLRHLRTILDNVDQEEAKSLFETNYSHVYFILYDTFIQAEANLKQKVHKAHREELDGSLWLLEKILCWLPELLARRWQCHSLSRIMAKLLHLGNSPKLRREGVRYFLLWYQALGENAPSYVHSMYADLIPGLIVPQKGIVGPDVEFNATDFLNHPNMKVDGGTTSVFHDTFSHPVQNSEIVALLPPSSNEKSAPPDPRDGLEILLNSMLQTVACLRWRDNRSQKDHKAFAFLLQRFKDVFLPVFCPNFDFSMSVYEPRLELPIMRSVNKKEEVMSSCVVVLINWISHFTHERTMNHRLDNMHINEGHRLRAYQQSLIVRDVLYATRENINFVHEVYRQAFLLNFTTKSQIDAIRTAIAVYRDWMTGTTPPHFLLEPDDNGSGNAALPNNSSAGSTPRSQRLRTPSYVGAMSKENVAVRAGLQNVLQIFVTNAANVFLVNTSHLNINFSNKSRDYRSTPLHEQTEVCKKVLNVYRTMVMNTRMEPKTWEQLLLVLLQVTSIVLHQNLSGSKSSSLGGILGQAIFQTLIVTWIRAHTNVPVNVQLWEKFLAVLASLTYRDELIIEWDKTIQTLTRVFSRYVYALNLQDLPLDRLAESKGKRRRIGSVWQQSGGSAIGALKESRDRDSALDRERESNSSRSDEQSNTGAGGQLHSHQHSLSSGGHGIHAHGGATMRSGHVATTPLLSRSYSEGSLASVARNSRMRSRRHRNMQKNAVPPALPTNVEHSLSALLSQQSTTELTLSSETLNARRFGGGAYTHAMQQHNDMRRAMSLDSVANFGARQRGRKRRQRSSTHGDDDEDVLDGEDNESGADSRSPSPTASSGIEGSSIKDAQIQMDVLAVDSGSLEEGSSGSFLGSERRSIILGGVATGWLPDSTAIMWKRMLGALGDVNRIPKAELHAQVFKHLLDMTTNLIKIKQNQGISTDNQSTPPPPTLVPPIGIVAPWCYGALELDKSFKKGKLLALQLLCSLAVHGAVSGMQHLPLFYHSLHKLLTGEDRDLIYAILKHVEGPRFLSLLLPGHTLLLLDIVHASAILLTSLEANRNTPRAEVAALLGSLLCYPSTLIPRPVLQPSPQIFELMECPDLQDHILNIVLRCARREPSAKARCIALSQLGQWILLKLSHPLHTSSRSRGYFQQAIPHPPGVQPRDMHHNSQFNPRIREALQVLLQALQFKHRTIAIVAVDALKLCAERGRELASIERLPQLIITAICKALEIQQVANPKDSDKIVLTSLMLCLGEYCMSFPASLMLAPLNERGDTLVLLVLRVLMQIASGAPRHERVKLTADDDFDTHISSDDLQTDGKLPEANYQTSETIQACISAIKMCAKAIAMHLVTHLGHFPMGIGASRLSSMVEEQDDVATNGSLGGQSAGADARRDSVELPSVLHAQNMQLFMLSSGLVASFIELPALKLPGGGATAGLITAEKQVRVLLRDLNGKACWDASILYSEPRKCLKSMTNESTTSTHASGGSVAMERMSDSMHRSFNTTPQHRNMSQPMDSLISSMIGLDVLPPRHTLRHRPAGELPLAKDLAPDLDQLDDLLAYIGHTSPECLTNPLAQLNTPGPSPLGSSLEAQTISIILNQRALEQEYVSNLNQQALQSNANSAASLHHDQHSMHSVEQASHASFESYNTTSLTGRTEIPFQYCRLLFSHLGMAGWERRSRTHLLQRTEKLLRELRNVDQQRCRETHKMAVIYVASGQEDKSSILNNASGSSTYEMFVSALGWEIDLETHNGFLGGLPRQGCGATAPYYATPFLEVIYHVATRMPSDSPENLLLKTRHLGNDEVHIVWSEHYRDYRRDILPTEFCDVLIVVYPLKNGLFRVTVNRKPEVPWFGPLANESIVSGACLATLIRATAINASRAKRAAMSLFQQYYEERNRSLESVSSRYKESTTFEDFANRIYNPMPLRDTGAAAPLAAALIDHHRSSIKGWVQASIDSNTRDLMHTGLAPSASATTTAAMEAATNSSSSPRGARKLGAPFKSVNVPKKNALQTSSNTPPESPTLPLRRFK, encoded by the exons atgtttacgaaaaaatctcaTGCGGATATAAAGAAGTCTACGGGCAAGTTTCAGGACTGCAAGAAGGATTCGACATCCCGCTTGCGTCATTTGCGTACAATTCTAG ACAATGTTGACCAAGAAGAGGCAAAATCATTATTCGAAACGAACTATAGTCACGTATATTTTATACTCTACGACACCTTCATCCAAGCAGAGGCGAACTTAAAGCAAAAAG TACACAAAGCTCATCGCGAAGAATTGGACGGCTCGCTATGGCTGCTCGAGAAGATACTGTGTTGGCTGCCGGAGCTACTGGCGCGGCGCTGGCAATGCCACTCACTCAGTCGCATTATGGccaaattgctgcatttggggAACTCGCCGAAACTGCGGCGCGAGGGCGTGCG CTATTTCCTCTTGTGGTATCAGGCACTGGGTGAAAATGCACCCTCCTACGTGCATTCCATGTACGCCGATCTGATACCGGGTTTGATAGTGCCGCAGAAAGGCATTGTCGGCCCGGATGTCGAGTTCAATGCGACCGATTTTCTCAATCATCCGAATATGAAAGTCGACGGCGGCACTACTTCGGTTTTCCATGATACCTTTTCGCATCCGGTGCAGAATTCCGAAATTGTAGCGTTGCTGCCGCCCTCCTCGAATGAAAAATCCGCACCGCCAGATCCACGTGACGGCCTGGAGATTCTACTGAATAGTATGTTGCAAACCGTTGCTTGTTTGCGCTGGCGCGACAATCGCTCACAAAAGGATCACAAGGCATTTGCGTTTTTGCTGCAGCGTTTCAAGGACGTTTTCCTGCCCGTGTTCTGTCCGAACTTCGATTTCAGCATGTCCGTATACGAACCGCGTCTCGAATTGCCCATTATGCGTTCGGTAAACAAGAAGGAGGAAGTGATGTCCTCTTGTGTGGTGGTGCTGATCAATTGGATCTCGCACTTCACACATGAGCGCACCATGAATCATCGCCTAGATAATATGCACATCAATGAAGGACATCGTCTGCGCGCCTACCAGCAGAGCCTGATTGTGCGTGATGTGCTGTATGCGACGcgcgaaaatattaatttcgtaCACGAAGTATATCGACAAGCGTTCCTGCTGAATTTCACAACAAAATCGCAAATCGACGCGATACGTACGGCAATTGCTGTATACCGCGACTGGATGACGGGCACCACACCACCACATTTCTTGCTCGAACCGGACGACAATGGTAGTGGCAATGCAGCGTTACCGAACAACAGCTCGGCTGGCAGCACGCCGCGTAGTCAGCGCCTACGCACACCGTCCTACGTGGGCGCTATGAGCAAGGAGAATGTAGCGGTGCGCGCTGGCCTACAAAATGTGCTACAGATTTTCGTCACAAATGCCGCGAACGTGTTTCTGGTCAACACCAGTCATTTGAACATAAACTTTTCGAACAAATCGCGCGACTATCGCTCGACGCCTTTGCACGAGCAGACGGAGGTGTGCAAGAAAGTGCTGAATGTCTACCGCACGATGGTGATGAACACACGCATGGAGCCGAAGACGTGGGAACAACTGTTGCTGGTTTTGCTGCAGGTGACTTCGATTGTGTTGCATCAGAACCTGTCCGGTTCGAAGAGTTCCAGTTTGGGTGGCATACTTGGTCAGGCCATCTTTCAAACGCTGATTGTCACATGGATACGCGCTCATACCAATGTGCCGGTGAATGTTCAACTTTGGGAGAAATTCCTAGCTGTGCTCGCTTCGCTAACGTACCGCGACGAGCTGATCATCGAATGGGATAAGACAATACAAACTTTGACGCGCGTCTTCTCGCGTTATGTATACGCGCTGAATTTGCAAGATCTGCCGTTGGATCGGCTGGCCGAAAGCAAGGGTAAGCGCCGACGCATCGGCAGCGTATGGCAGCAATCGGGCGGCTCTGCTATAGGCGCGTTGAAGGAGAGTCGTGATCGTGATAGCGCACTCGATCGCGAACGTGAATCGAATAGCAGCCGTTCAGATGAGCAATCAAATACGGGCGCTGGTGGCCAGTTACACTCTCACCAACATTCGCTGAGCAGCGGTGGCCACGGCATACATGCGCATGGCGGGGCTACAATGCGTTCGGGACATGTAGCCACTACGCCGCTGCTTAGTCGCAGCTATAGTGAAGGTAGTTTGGCGTCAGTGGCACGCAATTCGCGCATGCGCAGCCGGCGTCATCGTAATATGCAAAAGAACGCTGTGCCGCCGGCATTACCGACAAACGTCGAGCATTCGCTGAGCGCGTTGCTGTCACAACAATCGACGACGGAGTTGACGCTCAGTTCGGAAACGCTGAATGCGCGGCGTTTTGGTGGCGGCGCCTACACGCATGCTATGCAACAGCACAACGATATGCGGCGCGCGATGTCACTAGACTCGGTAGCGAATTTCGGCGCGCGCCAAAGGGGACGCAAGCGTCGTCAACGCAGCTCCACACACGGCGATGACGATGAAGATGTGCTAGATGGCGAGGACAATGAAAGTGGCGCAGATTCGCGTAGTCCATCGCCTACGGCAAGTAGCGGCATTGAAGGCAGCTCTATCAAGGATGCACAAATACAGATGGATGTGCTAGCGGTGGACAGCGGCAGCTTAGAAGAGGGCAGTTCCGGCAGTTTTCTCGGTTCCGAACGGCGCTCTATAATACTGGGTGGTGTGGCCACAGGCTGGTTGCCGGATTCAACGGCTATCATGTGGAAGCGCATGTTGGGCGCGCTCGGCGACGTCAATCGCATACCGAAGGCAGAGCTACATGCACAGGTTTTCAAACATCTACTTGACATGACCACCAATCTGATAAAGATCAAGCAAAATCAGGGCATTTCCACGGACAACCAAAGCACGCCGCCACCACCGACACTCGTTCCGCCCATCGGCATTGTGGCGCCATGGTGCTACGGTGCACTTGAGTTAGATAAATCATTCAAAAAGGGCAAACTGTTGGCGCTGCAGCTGCTCTGCTCGCTAGCCGTACACGGCGCTGTGTCAGGCATGCAACATTTGCCGCTCTTCTATCATTCGCTGCATAAATTACTCACCGGTGAGGATCGCGATTTGATTTATGCAATTCTAAAACATGTTGAGGGTCCACGTTTCTTGAGCCTACTACTGCCTGGCCACACGCTGCTGCTGCTAGACATAGTGCACGCCTCGGCGATACTACTCACCTCGCTGGAAGCGAATCGCAACACACCGCGCGCCGAGGTAGCCGCCTTGCTCGGTTCGCTGCTCTGTTACCCTTCAACGCTCATACCGCGTCCAGTATTGCAACCGTCGCCACAAATCTTCGAATTGATGGAGTGCCCCGATCTGCAAGATCACATACTAAACATCGTGTTACGTTGCGCGCGCCGCGAACCCTCCGCAAAAGCGCGTTGCATCGCGCTCTCGCAGCTCGGTCAATGGATTTTGTTGAAGTTATCCCATCCGTTACACACAAGTAGCCGTTCGCGCGGTTACTTTCAGCAAGCAATTCCACATCCACCTGGCGTGCAGCCGCGCGACATGCACCACAACTCGCAATTCAATCCACGCATACGCGAAGCGTTACAAGTTCTGCTGCAAGCTTTGCAATTCAAGCATCGCACCATTGCAATTGTGGCGGTCGACGCTTTGAAGCTGTGCGCGGAACGCGGTCGTGAGCTGGCGTCCATTGAGCGCTTGCCTCAGCTAATTATCACTGCGATATGTAAAGCGCTAGAAATACAGCAAGTGGCGAATCCAAAAGACTCTGATAAGATTGTGCTGACTTCGCTGATGCTTTGCCTAGGTGAATACTGCATGTCATTTCCGGCATCCTTGATGTTGGCGCCGCTGAACGAACGCGGTGATACATtggtgttgttggtgttgcgcGTGCTAATGCAAATCGCCTCCGGCGCACCCAGACACGAACGCGTCAAATTGACCGCCGACGACGACTTCGACACGCACATCTCCAGCGATGATCTGCAGACGGACGGCAAACTGCCTGAGGCGAACTACCAGACCTCGGAGACCATACAGGCCTGCATTAGCGCGATAAAGATGTGCGCCAAGGCTATAGCCATGCATTTGGTTACTCATTTGGGACACTTTCCAATGGGCATTGGTGCGTCCAGACTCAGCTCGATGGTGGAGGAGCAAGATGATGTCGCGACAAATGGCAGTTTGGGTGGGCAGAGCGCTGGCGCCGATGCGCGTCGCGATTCCGTTGAGTTGCCTTCAGTGTTGCATGCGCAGAATATGCAGCTCTTCATGTTGAGTTCCGGTTTGGTGGCGAGTTTCATTGAATTGCCTGCGCTCAAGTTGCCCGGTGGTGGCGCGACGGCCGGCTTAATAACTGCCGAGAAGCAAGTGCGCGTGTTGCTGCGCGATTTGAATGGGAAAGCCTGTTGGGATGCATCGATACTGTACAGTGAGCCCCGTAAATGCCTCAAATCCATGACAAATGAAAGCACAACTTCGACGCATGCGTCTGGTGGTAGCGTAGCTATGGAGCGCATGAGCGATAGCATGCACCGCAGCTTCAACACAACGCCACAACATCGAAATATGTCGCAGCCGATGGATTCGCTGATATCGTCAATGATTGGCCTAGATGTATTGCCACCGCGACATACTTTGCGACATCGTCCGGCGGGCGAGCTGCCACTAGCCAAGGACTTGGCGCCCGATCTCGACCAATTAGATGAT CTTTTGGCCTACATTGGTCACACGAGTCCTGAGTGCTTAACGAATCCTTTGGCGCAGCTCAATACGCCTGGGCCCAGTCCGTTGGGCAGCAGTTTGGAGGCACAAACCATTTCCATTATACTCAATCAGCGCGCGCTCGAACAAGAATATGTCTCAAATCTGAATCAACAAGCTTTGCAGAGCAATGCCAACAGCGCAGCGTCGCTACATCACGATCAACATTCAATGCATTCGGTCGAACAAGCTTCGCACGCTTCATTCGAATCGTACAATACGACAAGTCTAACGGGACGCACGGAAATTCCCTTCCAGTATTGCCGCTTACTCTTCTCGCACCTCGGCATGGCCGGCTGGGAACGGCGTTCACGCACACACCTCTTGCAACGCACCGAAAAGCTATTGCGCGAGCTGCGCAATGTGGATCAGCAGCGCTGTCGCGAGACACACAAAATGGCGGTGATTTATGTGGCTTCTGGTCAGGAGGACAAGAGCAGTATACTGAATAATGCAAGCGGTAGTAGCACTTATGAAATGTTCGTCTCAGCGCTGGGCTGGGAAATCGACTTGGAAACACACAACGGCTTTCTTGGCGGTTTGCCACGTCAGGGGTGCGGCGCGACGGCGCCCTACTATGCTACACCATTTTTGGAGGTGATTTATCATGTGGCTACGCGCATGCCTTCCGATTCGCCGGAGAATTTGCTGCTAAAGACGCGTCATCTGGGCAACGATGAGGTGCACATTGTGTGGAGCGAACATTATCGCGACTATCGGCGCGATATATTGCCGACAGAGTTCTGTGATGTGTTGATTGTGGTGTATCCACTGAAGAATGGTCTGTTTCGTGTGACGGTGAATCGTAAGCCAGAGGTGCCTTGGTTCGGTCCGTTGGCCAATGAGAGCATCGTAAGTGGTGCCTGCCTGGCGACGCTGATACGCGCAACAGCAATCAACGCGAGTCGCGCCAAACGCGCAGCCATGTCGCTCTTCCAGCAATA TTATGAGGAACGCAACCGTTCTTTGGAGAGCGTTTCATCGCGTTACAAGGAGAGCACCACCTTTGAGGACTTCGCAAATCGCATCTACAATCCAATGCCGCTGCGTGATACCGGCGCAGCTGCGCCACTGGCAGCTGCTTTGATCGACCACCATCGCTCATCAATAAAGG GTTGGGTGCAGGCTTCCATCGATTCCAATACAAGAGATCTAATGCACACGGGTCTGGCGCCCTCCGCTTCGGCCACCACCACCGCTGCCATGGAGGCGGCCACGAACAGCTCATCATCGCCGCGCGGCGCACGCAAATTGGGCGCACCCTTTAAAAGCGTGAACGTGCCAAAGAAAAACGCTTTGCAGACGAGCAGCAATACACCACCGGAGAGCCCAACATTGCCGCTGCGGCGcttcaaataa